Genomic DNA from Clostridia bacterium:
CTTGAGTTCGGGCACAGGGATGAGCTCAATCTTGTCTTTTGTCCCCTGGCAATTTTCCTCCCAGATTATGGCGGCATCAGCCTGTTTGGTGCTTAAATATACCGCCAGTTCATTTGCCGTCGGTGTCCTGACCACCACGTTTTTGTTTACTGCTTCCAAAAGACCGTACTTTTGCAGGAGTTGGTCAGCCAGCTTGCCGATGGGATTGGCCTTTGGATCCCCCAAAGCTACTTTTACTCCCGGGCGTTTCAGATCGGCTAATTTGTGGATGCCGGCAGGATTCCCCTTAGGCACAGCCAGTACCGGGATGTGCTCAACAACATTCTTTTCCCATGCAACCAGGTTTTTCTCTCTAACAGGCTTTAATTCGGCTATATCCCCTGGTAGGTAAACGTCGCCCTGATTGGTTAACAGGATCTGGTTGTTGAGCTGGGCTGCACCGCCAAAAGTATAGGTCACCTTTATCCCGGTCTCAGCTTGAAAGGCAGCGCCGATTTCCTCTACCGGTTTTTTGAGCCCGGCACCGCTGTAGACTAAAAGAGACTTGGCATTGTTTGCCCCTGCCTGACTTGACTGGTTCTCCCGGTCCTCGCCGTTACCACAGCCGGTCAGCGCTACCGACCCAAGCAAGAAGAGACATAGCAATAGCGTAGTAGGCCTTAAACCCTTCACTTTTGTTACCTCCCGTATTCTGAAAAATCAGTGCCCGCAAAAGCAGTACTGCTCGTAGCCCAACAGGTGGGCAATGCCAGCAATGGTAACCCCGTAAAAGATGACCGGTTTCTTGCCGATTATGCCGGCCAGGGTATCATTTACCACTGTAGTGCCGGTAGCTAGCACCAGGTCGCTCCAATCAATGATTTCGGCCGTGAAGCTTACGTCTTCTATCATTACCCCGCATTTATGCTGCCCGATATTTTCCGGGTCTAGGTCAGTTACCCGGATAGGGAAATGGCTGGCTAGCCTTTCCACCATGGCAGGCTGCAAGCCGATGAAGGCAATCCTGGGATTGCCAAACCGCTCTCGGACGTAGGTAACAAGGTTGGCAGCGCACTGGCCTGGTTCTTGGTCCCGGCAGTGGATGGTCTTGTCCACC
This window encodes:
- the modA gene encoding molybdate ABC transporter substrate-binding protein, whose protein sequence is MKGLRPTTLLLCLFLLGSVALTGCGNGEDRENQSSQAGANNAKSLLVYSGAGLKKPVEEIGAAFQAETGIKVTYTFGGAAQLNNQILLTNQGDVYLPGDIAELKPVREKNLVAWEKNVVEHIPVLAVPKGNPAGIHKLADLKRPGVKVALGDPKANPIGKLADQLLQKYGLLEAVNKNVVVRTPTANELAVYLSTKQADAAIIWEENCQGTKDKIELIPVPELKDYVKTVPVAVLNCSQEKELAQQLAEFIVSPPAYQIWAKWGYKPVNQ